A DNA window from Vigna angularis cultivar LongXiaoDou No.4 chromosome 1, ASM1680809v1, whole genome shotgun sequence contains the following coding sequences:
- the LOC108320188 gene encoding probable carboxylesterase SOBER1-like isoform X3, protein MKGLDEVREMKVIKFTVTLLITTILFLLFFPKKSINPSFPQPPQRDSSSSSMSRARSFVLWLHGLGDSGPANEPIKTLFTSPEFRDTKWSFPSAPSAPVTCNYGSVMPSWFDILEIPVTAESPNDESSLLKAVQNVHATIDREIAAGVNPKNVFICGFSQGGALTLASALLYPKTLGGGAIFSGWVPFNSSITEQITPEAKQELGDVALSWWEKFVATFHARAL, encoded by the exons ATGAAGGGCCTAGATGAGGTGAGAGAGATGAAGGTGATAAAGTTTACCGTTACATTATTAATCACCACGATTCTGTTTCTACTGTTCTTCCCCAAAAAGAGCATAAACCCCTCTTTTCCACAGCCACCACAGCGAgattcctcttcctcctccatGTCCAGGGCGCGAAGCTTTGTTCTGTGGCTTCACGGTCTGGGTGACTCCGGCCCAGCCAACGAACCCATCAAAACTTTGTTCACTTCTCCCGAATTCAGAGACACCAAATGGTCCTTCCCTTCTGCCCCTTCCGCCCCCGTTACTTGCAACT ATGGTTCTGTAATGCCTTCGTGGTTTGACATTCTCGAGATTCCTGTCACAGCT GAATCTCCAAATGACGAGAGTAGTTTACTTAAAGCTGTTCAAAATGTGCATGCTACTATAGACAGGGAAATAGCTGCTGGTGTAAACCCCAAAAATGTATTTATCTGTGGATTCAGTCAAGGAG GTGCCTTAACCTTGGCTAGTGCTCTACTGTACCCTAAAACTTTAGGTGGAGGTGCAATCTTTAGTGGTTGGGTTCCATTCAATTCTTCTATTACAGAACAAATTACGCCCGAGGCAAAGCAG GAATTAGGTGATGTGGCATTAAGCTGGTGGGAAAAATTTGTTGCAACTTTTCACGCCAGAGCACTGTAG
- the LOC108339772 gene encoding uncharacterized protein LOC108339772 — MYTSFPHLIIYTIHIYTFIPYFHNKEMGRVPVSFERVAAAFEADVARVRPCQSGETEYSSEDLTDLSDLVKSFIEKEGEEEDAVGVGWDDADEDLEWFDSEKREILQTIFSDDGDDDFKCIIRREIDLALNLVVENEKSAPQFKPQLMSRLRERGFDAGLCKCKWKRNRRFPGGDYEYIDVNFAGNRYIVEISLVAEFEIAHPINHYSSLLEIFPQIFVGKLEELKQVVRLMCNAIKRSMKSIEMYIPPWRRIEYMQAKWFSSYRRITDEVATKRTSSSLSSSRSIGFDAMKSYKCRDDYVSKPAFGVYHLTNAFYADGPGMLL; from the exons ATGTACACATCATTTCCACATCTTATCATTTACACcatacacatatatacattCATCCCATATTTTCATAACAAAGAAATGGGGAGGGTTCCGGTGAGCTTTGAGAGGGTGGCTGCGGCCTTCGAGGCTGACGTGGCACGAGTAAGGCCATGCCAGAGCGGCGAAACTGAGTACTCGTCGGAGGATCTCACTGATTTATCGGACCTTGTGAAATCCTTCATAGAAAAggagggagaggaagaagatgcgGTTGGTGTTGGTTGGGATGACGCGGATGAAGATTTGGAGTGGTTTGATTCTGAGAAACGGGAGATCCTTCAAACGATATTCAGTGATGATGGGGATGATGATTTCAAATGTATAATTAGAAGAGAAATTGATCTTGCGTTGAACCTTGTTGTGGAAAACGAGAAATCGGCACCCCAATTCAAACCACAACTGATGTCTCGTCTGCGCGAGAGAGGTTTTGATGCTG GGCTTTGCAAATGCAAGTGGAAAAGAAATAGAAGATTTCCAGGAGGTGACTACGAGTatattgatgtaaattttgCAGGAAATCGATACATTGTTGAAATCTCCCTTGTGGCAGAATTTGAAATAGCTCATCCCATAAACCATTATTCTTCTTTACTTGAGATTTTTCCTCAAATATTTGTTGGAAAATTGGAAGAACTGAAACAGGTTGTGAGATTAATGTGCAATGCTATTAAAAGGTCTATGAAAAGCATAGAGATGTACATACCTCCATGGAGAAGAATTGAGTACATGCAAGCAAAGTGGTTTAGTTCGTATAGAAGAATAACTGATGAGGTTGCAACTAAAAGAACATCATCTTCTTTATCCAGTAGCAGGTCTattggatttgatgcaatgaaATCGTACAAATGCAGAGATGATTACGTGAGTAAACCTGCATTTGGAGTTTACCATTTGACGAATGCATTTTATGCTGATGGCCCTGGGATGTTACTGTAG
- the LOC108320188 gene encoding probable carboxylesterase SOBER1-like isoform X2, whose product MKGLDEVREMKVIKFTVTLLITTILFLLFFPKKSINPSFPQPPQRDSSSSSMSRARSFVLWLHGLGDSGPANEPIKTLFTSPEFRDTKWSFPSAPSAPVTCNYGSVMPSWFDILEIPVTAESPNDESSLLKAVQNVHATIDREIAAGVNPKNVFICGFSQGGALTLASALLYPKTLGGGAIFSGWVPFNSSITEQITPEAKQLDMQVPPSLKKMALVVSLRLILVLPTP is encoded by the exons ATGAAGGGCCTAGATGAGGTGAGAGAGATGAAGGTGATAAAGTTTACCGTTACATTATTAATCACCACGATTCTGTTTCTACTGTTCTTCCCCAAAAAGAGCATAAACCCCTCTTTTCCACAGCCACCACAGCGAgattcctcttcctcctccatGTCCAGGGCGCGAAGCTTTGTTCTGTGGCTTCACGGTCTGGGTGACTCCGGCCCAGCCAACGAACCCATCAAAACTTTGTTCACTTCTCCCGAATTCAGAGACACCAAATGGTCCTTCCCTTCTGCCCCTTCCGCCCCCGTTACTTGCAACT ATGGTTCTGTAATGCCTTCGTGGTTTGACATTCTCGAGATTCCTGTCACAGCT GAATCTCCAAATGACGAGAGTAGTTTACTTAAAGCTGTTCAAAATGTGCATGCTACTATAGACAGGGAAATAGCTGCTGGTGTAAACCCCAAAAATGTATTTATCTGTGGATTCAGTCAAGGAG GTGCCTTAACCTTGGCTAGTGCTCTACTGTACCCTAAAACTTTAGGTGGAGGTGCAATCTTTAGTGGTTGGGTTCCATTCAATTCTTCTATTACAGAACAAATTACGCCCGAGGCAAAGCAG CTGGACATGCAGGTCCCCCCTTCCTTGAAAAAAATGGCGTTGGTTGTGAGTTTAAG GCTTATCCTGGTCTTGCCCACTCCATAA
- the LOC108320188 gene encoding probable carboxylesterase SOBER1-like isoform X1, which yields MKGLDEVREMKVIKFTVTLLITTILFLLFFPKKSINPSFPQPPQRDSSSSSMSRARSFVLWLHGLGDSGPANEPIKTLFTSPEFRDTKWSFPSAPSAPVTCNYGSVMPSWFDILEIPVTAESPNDESSLLKAVQNVHATIDREIAAGVNPKNVFICGFSQGGALTLASALLYPKTLGGGAIFSGWVPFNSSITEQITPEAKQTPILWCHGMVDKTVLFEAGHAGPPFLEKNGVGCEFKAYPGLAHSINNEELRYLESWIKARLQSSSQ from the exons ATGAAGGGCCTAGATGAGGTGAGAGAGATGAAGGTGATAAAGTTTACCGTTACATTATTAATCACCACGATTCTGTTTCTACTGTTCTTCCCCAAAAAGAGCATAAACCCCTCTTTTCCACAGCCACCACAGCGAgattcctcttcctcctccatGTCCAGGGCGCGAAGCTTTGTTCTGTGGCTTCACGGTCTGGGTGACTCCGGCCCAGCCAACGAACCCATCAAAACTTTGTTCACTTCTCCCGAATTCAGAGACACCAAATGGTCCTTCCCTTCTGCCCCTTCCGCCCCCGTTACTTGCAACT ATGGTTCTGTAATGCCTTCGTGGTTTGACATTCTCGAGATTCCTGTCACAGCT GAATCTCCAAATGACGAGAGTAGTTTACTTAAAGCTGTTCAAAATGTGCATGCTACTATAGACAGGGAAATAGCTGCTGGTGTAAACCCCAAAAATGTATTTATCTGTGGATTCAGTCAAGGAG GTGCCTTAACCTTGGCTAGTGCTCTACTGTACCCTAAAACTTTAGGTGGAGGTGCAATCTTTAGTGGTTGGGTTCCATTCAATTCTTCTATTACAGAACAAATTACGCCCGAGGCAAAGCAG ACACCCATACTATGGTGCCATGGAATGGTTGATAAAACGGTATTGTTTGAAGCTGGACATGCAGGTCCCCCCTTCCTTGAAAAAAATGGCGTTGGTTGTGAGTTTAAG GCTTATCCTGGTCTTGCCCACTCCATAAACAATGAGGAGCTGCGGTATCTCGAGTCATGGATCAAGGCACGCCTACAGAGTTCTTCCCAATAG